In Hymenobacter sublimis, a single genomic region encodes these proteins:
- a CDS encoding L,D-transpeptidase family protein — MNETHRPFFTTVCCWLLGLLLLTSTVSCSQDQKAQLREALPAGLTKAGGAQPTLDSVYIVKYMSAEPKFKDQIEWAKKFYRERNFRLGWFRNHEIVPQAKTLISVINKAADEGLDPKDYKTKDFDKLFASLEAAQSDSTKRNALEKEIDVALSGTYFNYASDFYRGTVDPRAVKAIDWKVKRNKIKLHKALMTILRERESIYGYYDFEPLHPEYDRLKKALADYREMQRNGGWPTIPAGTRLTPGASSPAVAALSTRLLGREATPAPAATPAVVVANKPGQPAAAPAPAAQQYGPELVAAVKEFQQQNGLKADGIVAGETLRLLNIPVSQRIDQIMLNMERWRWIPKKFEPNYLLVNIPEYTLHVVEEGKEAFSMPVIVGKTLNATPVFSDKMEFVVLAPYWNVPYSIIDKELRYKLASDPHGTLNRLDMEVVKGWGAKATPVDPSSIDWSNLTEKTWKYTLRRRPGPKNDLGDVKFIFPNSQDIYLHDTPHDELFSQTKRGFSHGCVRVAEPIKLAEYLLRDKAGWDRTAIMDTIANRREKYVTLPEKLPVYLVYFTTWVDEAGKVHFRDDIYGHDKALAREYFD, encoded by the coding sequence TTGCTGCTGGCTGCTGGGCCTGCTGCTGCTCACGTCTACCGTGTCGTGCAGCCAGGACCAGAAGGCGCAGCTGCGGGAGGCGTTACCCGCCGGCCTAACCAAGGCCGGGGGCGCTCAGCCCACGCTCGACAGCGTGTACATTGTGAAATACATGTCGGCCGAGCCTAAGTTTAAGGACCAAATTGAGTGGGCTAAGAAGTTCTACCGGGAGCGGAATTTCCGCTTGGGGTGGTTCCGCAACCACGAAATCGTGCCTCAGGCGAAGACGCTGATTTCCGTTATTAATAAAGCCGCCGACGAGGGCCTCGATCCGAAAGACTACAAAACCAAGGACTTCGATAAGCTTTTTGCCAGTCTGGAAGCGGCTCAGTCTGATTCTACCAAGCGTAATGCGCTGGAAAAAGAAATTGATGTAGCCCTTTCCGGGACGTACTTCAATTACGCGTCCGACTTCTACCGGGGTACGGTTGACCCGCGCGCCGTAAAGGCTATTGACTGGAAGGTAAAGCGGAACAAAATCAAGCTGCACAAGGCCCTGATGACCATTCTCCGGGAGCGGGAAAGCATCTACGGTTACTACGATTTCGAGCCCTTGCACCCCGAGTACGACCGGCTTAAAAAAGCCCTAGCTGACTACCGGGAGATGCAACGCAACGGTGGCTGGCCTACTATTCCGGCGGGTACTCGCCTGACGCCCGGTGCTTCGTCACCGGCCGTAGCAGCCCTGAGCACCCGTCTGCTCGGGCGGGAAGCAACCCCGGCTCCGGCCGCTACGCCGGCAGTTGTCGTAGCCAATAAACCCGGTCAGCCCGCCGCTGCACCGGCTCCAGCTGCCCAGCAATACGGCCCGGAATTGGTAGCTGCCGTGAAGGAATTTCAGCAGCAGAACGGCCTGAAAGCGGACGGTATAGTGGCTGGGGAAACCCTCCGCCTGCTCAATATTCCTGTCTCTCAGCGCATCGACCAGATCATGCTGAACATGGAGCGGTGGCGTTGGATTCCTAAAAAGTTTGAGCCCAATTACCTGTTGGTAAACATTCCTGAGTACACCCTGCACGTGGTAGAAGAAGGTAAGGAAGCCTTCAGCATGCCCGTGATTGTGGGCAAGACACTTAACGCTACCCCGGTCTTCAGCGACAAGATGGAGTTCGTAGTGTTGGCGCCGTACTGGAATGTACCCTACAGCATCATCGACAAAGAGCTGCGCTACAAGCTGGCTTCTGATCCGCACGGCACCCTCAACCGTCTCGATATGGAGGTTGTGAAAGGGTGGGGTGCTAAGGCTACGCCCGTTGACCCAAGCAGCATCGACTGGAGCAACCTCACGGAAAAGACCTGGAAGTACACCTTACGCCGTCGTCCAGGCCCGAAGAACGACCTGGGAGATGTGAAATTTATCTTCCCGAACTCCCAGGATATTTACCTGCATGATACGCCCCACGACGAACTGTTCAGCCAAACGAAGCGCGGCTTTAGCCACGGCTGCGTACGGGTAGCTGAGCCCATCAAGCTGGCGGAGTACCTCCTCCGTGACAAAGCCGGCTGGGACAGAACGGCTATTATGGATACTATTGCCAATCGTCGGGAAAAGTATGTTACCCTTCCCGAGAAGCTACCGGTGTACCTAGTATATTTCACCACCTGGGTTGACGAAGCTGGCAAGGTGCATTTCCGCGACGACATCTACGGGCATGATAAGGCCTTGGCCAGAGAGTACTTCGATTAA